Proteins encoded in a region of the Chryseobacterium piperi genome:
- a CDS encoding FMN-binding negative transcriptional regulator, which produces MFIPKIYRSEDYEVMREIIKENAFALLISSVDKIRATHSMMMLNEDDPEHMYVETHISRANPQAKTLKNGDEVVCDFLGAHTYISSSWYDHINVSTWNYEAVQIHGKVELMNHEELYKHLEKLTAKYENFQQCPVLIKDMGKEFVEKEMKGVFGLKVIPTEIFIKQKLSQNRKEADSQNIISHLENSDDQGKKIAEKMKMIKK; this is translated from the coding sequence ATGTTTATACCTAAAATATACAGGAGCGAGGATTACGAGGTAATGAGAGAAATCATTAAAGAGAATGCTTTCGCCTTACTTATTTCCTCTGTAGACAAGATAAGAGCTACGCACTCCATGATGATGCTTAATGAAGATGATCCCGAACATATGTACGTGGAAACTCATATTTCCAGAGCAAATCCCCAGGCTAAAACCTTGAAAAACGGAGATGAAGTCGTGTGTGACTTTCTTGGTGCTCACACCTACATTTCCAGCAGCTGGTATGATCATATCAATGTTTCGACATGGAACTATGAAGCTGTACAGATCCATGGAAAAGTAGAACTAATGAACCATGAAGAACTTTACAAACACCTGGAAAAGTTAACCGCCAAGTACGAAAATTTCCAGCAATGTCCTGTATTAATAAAAGATATGGGTAAAGAATTTGTCGAAAAAGAAATGAAGGGTGTCTTTGGTTTGAAAGTCATTCCAACTGAAATATTCATCAAGCAGAAGCTTTCTCAAAACAGAAAGGAAGCAGATTCTCAAAATATTATTTCTCATCTTGAAAACTCGGATGATCAAGGAAAAAAGATTGCTGAAAAAATGAAAATGATAAAAAAATAA
- a CDS encoding GEVED domain-containing protein, translated as MKKIFTSFFFLCLFVVTSAQWSTTSFRGEKIRGSSEIKDYYSLDIPLLKSQLAKAQETGKNAKPVTISLPTLDGKIERFAIYSFPVVVKELADQYELGSYVGVGIDDPGKYLRFSLAPDDFQSMIIKNGKSEFIEPVNRQKTVYGVHPKTDKSNEGFLCSMDENLLSKQEIDKLYKSGSAFTNQTTNFAKSSDKKYRTMRLAMSVTGEYTQYFGGTIAGALAAINATLTRVNGVFEKDFALHLNLQNFPGIIYTNPATDPYSPSAQMNNWNLQLQQTLTANVGNSNYDIGHLFGASGGGGNAGCIGCVCIDPANNTATQKGSGYTSPGNGIPQGDSFDIDFVAHEMGHQLGGNHTFSHGLEGTGMNVEPGSGSTIMGYAGITGPNTDVQANSDPYFHIVSIKQVQANLISKTCDVETTVANNPPVIAALPTYNIPKGTAFVLTASATDAENDPMTYTWEEVDNASVTINKNNLGTTTTGATFRSVLPTTSPIRYFPKLSSVLAGVLNNSNNGWESVSMVPRTTKFSITVRDNSPIANQQQTQFAEQVIVVGNDGPFKVTTATAYNNGPSTVTWDVANTTAAPYNVANVKIDYTTDNGITWNVLTPSTANDGTESLTFGALTLGSTVKIRVSSIGNVFYAIGNATVGSLAACTGAAPTGVVVSAITQTQATVSWAASAGATYVVQYRPVGSTTWVTVNAASNSIVLTGLTDGVQYEVQVANVCSGTQGTFSASVNFTTPGLNYCQMQSSNFNDEYISNVTVVPNGAATMSNNSAGSNYTDYTTTPAALVNLVIGSANNTISVSKGWSGSSYSEAVNVWIDFNRNGVFEATEQVMASPASTTTPVTATFPVPATAYNGPSTTRMRVALSFSSPSVMCQNFTYGEVEDYAVKLIQPIPCTTNAPLNLSVNNITATSAYVMWDPAAGATYVLEYRQIGSPTWINVPLTTNAYTINGLTESTQYEVRVAYVCSGTTGTFTAPLPFTTPSVSYCTVTGNSTNGYISNVTLKPTNSYIMSNTTGANSYTNYSPDPDKLVTLVRGSANNNISISKSWLTPSTFPPSLAVGAWIDFNRNGIFEASERVVNTTANTTTPITATFTVPTTSYNGPLTLRMRVIVSTSTVNDPCVNITNGEIEDYAVKIVDIQACSNAAPAPITVTGITASTAVISWLNSTGATYALRYKATASGTWIMVNPVPAPGYSYTIANLNAATPYEVQVATICSGTQGPWSASVNFTTLAINYCNSGTATVTDGYINNVTVTPTNSTLMINNSGPTTYTDYSNDVTKLITFVRGSTGNNISIGRTILSSTYATSVWIDYNGDGIFDNTTERVMNLGYSSTTPVTATFTVPATAYTGTNKVKMRVVVYYNTIDNACQNFTSNGEVEDYAVKFIDIQPCTAAPPSNITVSNITATTANVSWIASSGATYALRWRQGATGAWTTIDPVLPPGNSYTITGLTELTNYQVQVATRCGGALGAYSPSVPFTTTAITYCNMIGTGTNDHIANVTVTSVNPGILPMSNTSVQTNYISYTTPATLVNLEVGSAGNTISVTKGWTGSTNSDAISAWIDFNRNGVFEPSEQIMAVSANTTNTVNATFSVPSTAYSGPLTTTMRVVLKRTSAPVMCQVAVNGEVEDYAVKIRPCVTTAPTNLAFSTITHTTAIINWSGAANSLTYILQYRPLGSTAWTSVNVSTLLGNPPIQLTGLTPATTYEVQVAANCGTTPGTFTPIKTFSTRCDPTPPIVTIANVTTNSALVTWAPIAPSSTYVLRYRVVGTTIWTDISVPATPGNSYQLTGLSPYTTYEVQVANKCVGETTINPYSNPKVFTTERICELPPPGLTITNLTPTTAIVVWGPFPGATYILRYRKVGIPSWTTVPVATNTLTLTGLTELTKYEMQVVNVCNGTPGTYTPPYFFTTPTVVYCQMSSGSSVSEFISNVTVKPTGKPQMSNDSNAQNYSDFTGDPTKFIELIQGSTGNEISITKSWTGTTNNEGIAVWIDFDRSGTFDPSERILVFSPSTTTPVKGTFSVPADAFISMTDYKYVVMRVAMQKDAIPVNCVSFASGEVEDYTVRISKQTVPNPVDQTEILIYPNPVSSILYVKNISKKANYKLYNAAGQLVSGGVILNNKIDVSQLINGVYVIDIDDVKGTAQKKFIKE; from the coding sequence ATGAAGAAAATTTTTACTTCTTTCTTCTTTCTCTGTTTATTTGTTGTTACCAGTGCACAATGGAGTACGACATCATTCAGGGGAGAAAAAATCAGAGGAAGTTCTGAGATCAAGGACTATTACTCTTTAGACATTCCCTTATTAAAATCCCAACTGGCGAAGGCACAGGAAACAGGCAAGAATGCAAAGCCTGTAACTATTTCATTGCCAACTTTGGATGGGAAAATTGAAAGGTTTGCCATTTACAGCTTTCCGGTTGTTGTAAAAGAACTGGCAGATCAGTACGAATTAGGCTCTTATGTAGGTGTCGGGATAGATGATCCGGGCAAATACTTGCGATTCAGTTTAGCCCCTGATGATTTTCAGTCAATGATTATCAAAAATGGGAAATCTGAATTTATAGAACCGGTAAATAGACAGAAAACAGTTTATGGTGTGCATCCTAAAACTGATAAAAGCAATGAGGGGTTTTTATGTTCTATGGACGAAAACCTGCTATCTAAACAAGAGATAGATAAGCTTTATAAAAGCGGATCTGCATTTACCAACCAGACTACCAATTTTGCGAAGTCTTCTGATAAGAAGTACAGGACCATGAGATTGGCCATGTCTGTTACGGGTGAATACACCCAATACTTCGGAGGAACTATTGCGGGAGCATTGGCTGCTATTAATGCTACTTTAACAAGAGTGAATGGTGTTTTTGAGAAAGATTTCGCATTACATTTAAATTTACAGAATTTTCCTGGAATCATTTACACCAATCCGGCTACAGATCCATATTCACCTTCGGCGCAGATGAATAACTGGAATCTACAGTTACAACAAACACTTACTGCAAACGTAGGAAATTCCAATTACGATATTGGACATTTATTTGGTGCATCCGGCGGAGGAGGTAATGCTGGTTGTATAGGCTGTGTTTGTATTGACCCTGCTAATAATACAGCGACGCAAAAAGGTTCCGGATATACGTCTCCAGGAAATGGTATTCCTCAGGGAGATAGTTTCGATATCGATTTTGTTGCCCATGAAATGGGACATCAATTAGGAGGAAATCATACGTTTTCTCATGGTCTTGAGGGAACGGGAATGAATGTGGAACCGGGTTCAGGATCTACTATTATGGGATATGCTGGGATTACAGGCCCAAATACTGATGTTCAGGCGAATTCAGATCCTTATTTTCATATTGTTAGTATCAAGCAAGTACAGGCTAATCTAATCAGTAAAACCTGTGATGTAGAAACGACTGTTGCTAATAATCCTCCTGTAATTGCGGCTTTACCTACCTATAATATTCCTAAAGGAACAGCATTCGTATTAACGGCATCAGCAACCGATGCTGAAAATGATCCGATGACCTATACCTGGGAAGAAGTAGATAACGCGAGTGTTACCATTAACAAAAATAACTTAGGGACAACCACTACAGGTGCTACCTTTAGATCTGTATTGCCAACGACAAGTCCTATACGATATTTTCCTAAATTATCTTCGGTATTAGCCGGAGTTCTTAATAATTCTAATAATGGCTGGGAATCTGTTTCTATGGTACCGAGAACTACAAAGTTTTCTATTACAGTAAGAGATAATAGTCCTATTGCCAACCAACAGCAGACTCAGTTTGCTGAGCAGGTTATTGTGGTAGGTAATGATGGACCTTTCAAGGTAACTACTGCAACTGCATATAACAACGGACCTTCTACAGTTACCTGGGATGTGGCCAATACTACAGCAGCTCCTTATAATGTAGCTAATGTAAAAATTGACTATACAACAGATAATGGAATTACCTGGAATGTTCTGACTCCTTCTACTGCTAACGACGGAACTGAGTCTTTAACCTTTGGAGCCTTAACATTAGGTTCTACAGTTAAAATCAGGGTAAGTTCTATTGGTAACGTGTTTTATGCAATAGGGAATGCAACAGTAGGGAGCTTAGCAGCTTGTACGGGAGCAGCGCCTACGGGAGTTGTTGTTTCTGCTATTACGCAAACTCAAGCTACGGTTTCATGGGCAGCTTCAGCCGGAGCAACTTATGTTGTTCAGTATCGTCCGGTAGGAAGTACTACCTGGGTTACGGTAAATGCAGCTTCGAACTCTATTGTATTAACAGGTTTGACTGACGGAGTTCAGTATGAAGTACAGGTGGCAAATGTTTGTTCAGGTACTCAGGGTACTTTCTCTGCTTCGGTCAACTTTACTACTCCGGGGCTGAACTATTGCCAGATGCAGTCAAGTAACTTCAATGATGAATATATTTCTAACGTTACTGTAGTACCGAATGGTGCTGCTACGATGAGTAATAACTCTGCTGGAAGTAATTATACGGATTATACGACAACACCGGCAGCTTTGGTAAATCTGGTCATAGGTTCTGCTAACAATACAATTTCTGTTTCAAAAGGATGGTCCGGGTCTTCTTATAGCGAGGCAGTGAATGTCTGGATTGACTTTAACAGAAATGGAGTTTTTGAAGCAACAGAGCAGGTAATGGCTTCTCCGGCGAGTACGACTACTCCTGTAACAGCTACTTTCCCTGTTCCTGCAACGGCTTACAACGGCCCTTCAACTACGAGGATGAGAGTGGCTTTAAGCTTTAGTTCACCATCTGTAATGTGTCAAAACTTTACTTATGGAGAAGTGGAAGACTATGCCGTAAAATTAATTCAACCAATACCTTGTACGACGAATGCTCCCCTAAACCTGAGTGTGAATAACATCACTGCAACATCAGCGTATGTAATGTGGGATCCTGCAGCTGGAGCAACTTATGTTTTGGAATACAGACAGATAGGATCTCCTACATGGATCAACGTTCCTTTAACAACAAATGCATACACGATTAACGGTTTAACTGAATCGACTCAATATGAGGTTCGGGTAGCGTATGTATGTTCAGGAACAACAGGAACCTTTACGGCTCCGCTTCCTTTTACAACTCCGTCAGTAAGCTATTGTACTGTTACAGGTAACAGTACCAATGGATATATTTCAAATGTTACGTTGAAGCCGACCAACTCATATATCATGAGTAACACTACCGGAGCGAATTCTTATACTAACTATTCTCCGGATCCTGATAAATTGGTGACATTGGTTCGTGGATCTGCAAATAATAATATTTCGATCAGTAAATCATGGTTAACGCCATCAACATTCCCTCCTTCATTAGCAGTTGGAGCATGGATAGATTTTAACAGAAACGGAATATTTGAGGCAAGTGAAAGAGTAGTGAATACAACAGCAAACACGACAACACCTATTACAGCAACGTTTACTGTTCCGACTACATCCTATAACGGACCTCTTACGCTTAGAATGAGAGTGATTGTTTCTACATCTACAGTTAATGATCCATGTGTCAATATTACGAATGGTGAAATTGAAGATTATGCTGTTAAGATTGTAGACATACAAGCATGTTCAAATGCAGCACCTGCGCCAATTACGGTAACCGGTATTACTGCATCCACAGCTGTTATTTCCTGGCTAAATTCTACCGGGGCAACATATGCATTAAGGTATAAAGCTACAGCATCAGGTACCTGGATTATGGTTAATCCTGTTCCTGCACCTGGGTATAGCTATACCATTGCTAACTTAAATGCCGCCACTCCATATGAAGTACAAGTTGCTACTATTTGTAGTGGTACTCAGGGACCATGGTCGGCATCAGTGAACTTTACAACACTGGCAATTAATTATTGTAATTCAGGTACAGCAACGGTAACGGATGGTTATATTAATAATGTAACGGTTACTCCTACCAACTCTACCCTGATGATTAATAACTCAGGACCTACTACTTACACAGATTACTCTAATGATGTTACTAAACTAATTACATTTGTACGTGGATCCACCGGAAATAATATTTCCATAGGAAGAACAATTTTATCCAGTACTTATGCTACTTCTGTTTGGATAGACTATAATGGGGATGGTATTTTTGATAATACAACCGAGAGGGTAATGAATCTTGGTTACTCCAGCACGACTCCTGTAACCGCGACTTTTACTGTTCCTGCTACAGCTTATACAGGAACGAATAAAGTGAAGATGCGTGTTGTTGTTTATTATAATACAATTGATAATGCGTGTCAAAACTTCACAAGTAATGGAGAAGTTGAAGATTATGCAGTTAAATTCATAGATATCCAGCCATGTACAGCAGCACCTCCAAGTAATATCACGGTAAGTAATATTACTGCGACTACAGCGAACGTTTCCTGGATTGCTTCGTCAGGTGCTACTTATGCATTGAGATGGAGACAAGGAGCTACAGGAGCGTGGACTACTATAGATCCCGTATTGCCACCTGGAAACAGTTATACGATTACGGGTCTTACAGAGTTGACAAACTATCAAGTACAGGTAGCCACAAGATGTGGAGGAGCTTTAGGAGCGTATTCTCCTTCGGTTCCGTTTACAACAACAGCTATTACCTATTGCAATATGATAGGAACCGGTACCAATGATCACATTGCTAATGTAACGGTTACTTCTGTAAATCCTGGTATCTTGCCAATGAGTAATACTTCTGTACAAACCAATTACATTAGTTATACAACACCAGCTACACTTGTAAATCTTGAAGTTGGCTCTGCAGGAAATACTATTTCTGTAACGAAAGGATGGACAGGATCAACCAATAGCGATGCAATAAGTGCATGGATTGATTTTAACAGAAACGGAGTCTTTGAACCGAGTGAACAAATCATGGCCGTATCTGCAAATACCACCAATACCGTGAATGCAACATTCAGTGTACCTTCAACGGCATACAGCGGACCATTGACTACTACCATGAGAGTGGTGTTAAAACGCACCAGTGCTCCTGTTATGTGCCAGGTTGCTGTGAATGGTGAGGTAGAAGATTACGCAGTGAAAATAAGACCTTGTGTTACTACTGCTCCAACCAATCTGGCATTTAGTACAATCACTCATACTACTGCAATTATTAACTGGTCCGGAGCTGCCAATAGCCTTACGTATATTTTACAGTATAGACCTTTGGGATCTACTGCATGGACCAGTGTCAATGTATCCACTCTTCTTGGAAATCCTCCTATTCAGTTAACAGGCCTAACTCCTGCTACGACGTATGAGGTACAAGTTGCTGCCAATTGCGGAACTACACCAGGTACATTTACGCCTATCAAAACGTTCTCTACACGATGTGATCCTACACCTCCTATTGTGACTATCGCTAATGTAACTACGAATTCTGCATTAGTGACATGGGCACCAATTGCCCCTAGTTCTACATATGTATTAAGATACAGAGTAGTAGGAACAACAATATGGACTGATATCAGCGTACCGGCAACACCAGGGAACTCTTATCAGTTGACAGGATTAAGTCCTTATACAACCTATGAGGTTCAGGTAGCAAACAAATGTGTGGGCGAAACAACGATCAATCCATATTCAAATCCTAAAGTGTTTACTACGGAAAGAATCTGTGAGTTACCACCTCCGGGATTAACTATTACTAACCTGACACCTACTACGGCAATCGTAGTATGGGGCCCATTCCCGGGAGCTACTTATATCTTAAGATACAGAAAAGTAGGTATTCCGAGCTGGACAACAGTTCCTGTGGCAACGAATACCCTTACTCTTACCGGATTAACGGAGCTAACGAAGTATGAGATGCAGGTTGTTAACGTTTGTAACGGTACTCCTGGTACCTATACGCCACCATACTTCTTTACTACTCCTACGGTAGTTTACTGTCAGATGTCGTCTGGAAGTTCAGTGAGTGAGTTTATTTCAAATGTTACGGTGAAACCTACTGGTAAACCACAAATGTCTAATGACTCAAATGCTCAGAACTATTCGGACTTTACAGGTGATCCTACGAAGTTTATAGAGTTGATTCAGGGATCTACCGGTAATGAAATTTCTATTACGAAATCATGGACCGGAACAACGAATAATGAAGGGATTGCAGTTTGGATAGACTTTGACCGAAGCGGAACTTTTGATCCTAGTGAAAGAATCCTGGTATTCTCACCTAGCACAACAACACCTGTTAAAGGAACCTTCAGTGTTCCGGCTGATGCATTCATCAGTATGACAGATTACAAATATGTTGTGATGAGAGTAGCCATGCAAAAAGATGCTATTCCGGTAAATTGTGTAAGCTTTGCAAGCGGTGAGGTTGAAGATTATACCGTTAGAATTTCGAAACAAACAGTTCCTAATCCGGTTGACCAGACAGAGATATTAATTTATCCTAACCCGGTAAGCTCGATATTGTATGTGAAGAATATTAGTAAAAAAGCTAATTACAAACTTTATAATGCAGCAGGTCAGCTAGTTTCAGGTGGAGTCATCTTAAATAATAAGATTGATGTAAGCCAATTGATCAATGGGGTGTACGTAATTGACATTGATGATGTTAAAGGTACTGCTCAAAAGAAATTCATCAAAGAATAA
- a CDS encoding MBL fold metallo-hydrolase translates to MKLYPIQCGKFKLDGGAMFGVVPKSLWEKTNPADERNLIDLGTRSLLIEDGKKLILVDCGLGNKQDEKFFGHYSLWGDDNLDKNLKKYGFVKEDITDVFLTHLHFDHCGGAIEWNDDKTGYRPAFKNAQFWTNENHWQWATEPNPREKASFLKENIIPIQESGQLNFLPLPTTGNYGFAPDLKMDVIFVDGHTEKQMLPVIQYQEKTIVFAADLIPTTGHINQVYVMGYDTRPLLTMEEKGKFLKQCVDNEYLLFFEHDAHHELASLKMTEKGVRLDETYSFNDVFGY, encoded by the coding sequence ATGAAGTTATATCCAATACAATGTGGAAAATTTAAGCTGGACGGCGGCGCAATGTTCGGAGTCGTCCCAAAGAGTCTGTGGGAAAAAACGAATCCTGCAGACGAAAGAAACTTAATCGATCTGGGAACACGATCCCTGCTTATTGAAGATGGCAAAAAACTAATCCTGGTAGATTGCGGTCTTGGAAATAAACAGGATGAAAAATTCTTCGGACACTATTCTCTTTGGGGAGATGATAATCTAGATAAAAACTTAAAAAAATATGGTTTTGTAAAGGAGGATATTACTGATGTTTTCCTGACTCATCTTCATTTCGATCATTGTGGTGGTGCTATTGAATGGAATGATGATAAAACAGGCTATCGTCCTGCTTTTAAAAATGCCCAGTTCTGGACCAATGAAAATCACTGGCAATGGGCAACAGAACCCAATCCAAGAGAAAAGGCAAGCTTTTTAAAAGAAAACATTATTCCGATTCAGGAAAGTGGACAATTGAATTTTTTACCCCTTCCTACTACCGGAAATTATGGTTTTGCTCCGGATTTGAAAATGGATGTTATTTTCGTAGACGGGCATACCGAAAAACAAATGCTTCCCGTTATTCAATATCAGGAGAAAACAATTGTTTTCGCAGCAGATCTTATCCCTACTACCGGACACATTAATCAGGTCTATGTTATGGGATACGATACAAGACCTCTTTTAACAATGGAAGAAAAAGGAAAATTCCTTAAGCAATGTGTAGATAATGAATATTTATTATTTTTTGAACATGACGCACACCACGAACTGGCAAGTCTGAAAATGACTGAGAAAGGAGTAAGACTTGATGAAACCTATAGTTTTAATGATGTTTTCGGATATTAA
- a CDS encoding M43 family zinc metalloprotease, whose amino-acid sequence MRKSTTLKFLFLLPLFAAGVLNAQTPSRSVKKEAQFAKKSQEELAKANGFDRCSTVEYENYLKSKFPGRMTAEQFESWLAPLVEKARANKSQNGNIITIPVVVHVIHNGQNLGVAPNIVDEQVMSQITVMNNDYRRLAGTPGFNNNAVGADVQIQFALAKVDPKGNPTNGIDRVNLCQNSWSRDDIEAFVKPETIWDPTKYMNMWSLKFVDNTLLGYAQFPSASGLPGLNAQGGEAYSDGVVAKYSTFGSSDYNINNTFLLSAPYDKGRTMTHEVGHFLGLRHIWGDAACGNDFCDDTPTAHTSNYVCNPAIASCTNPSVFEMVQNYMDYTNDTCMNIFTINQKDRITTVMNNSPRRMELKTSTADQPIPLFPNDAEVKLERECATATCATTAAQSVKVSLYNRGTSPLTTAVITYSVNGNTKIYNWSGNLAQDKYQVVTLPMDANTLGGQMNINVTSVNGTTDQRVSNSNITVNYLGAIVRADANVVFNLQLDQYGSETSWALKNSSGATVYSGGPYTDSPNGSLPALKTINWTLNPNECYTLTVNDEFGDGFYPYGGYYNVKSQSGTTLLSGSHFASTQSRSLKVQVLGTNEVVKDNFGIYPNPVNDILNVTKVSNKANFEIHNAVGQLVKSGVITNNQIRVADLVKGTYIISIKDNAISESIKFIKK is encoded by the coding sequence ATGCGAAAATCTACTACTTTAAAATTTCTTTTCCTATTGCCTTTGTTTGCTGCAGGAGTATTAAATGCTCAGACACCGAGTCGATCTGTTAAGAAAGAAGCTCAATTTGCTAAGAAATCTCAGGAAGAGCTTGCTAAAGCCAATGGCTTTGACAGATGTTCTACTGTAGAATATGAAAACTATCTTAAGTCGAAATTCCCTGGAAGGATGACCGCTGAACAATTTGAATCATGGTTAGCTCCTTTGGTTGAAAAGGCCAGAGCCAATAAATCACAAAACGGAAACATCATCACGATTCCTGTCGTGGTACACGTTATCCATAATGGTCAGAACCTTGGAGTTGCACCTAATATTGTTGATGAACAGGTAATGTCTCAGATTACGGTAATGAATAATGATTATCGAAGACTGGCGGGTACTCCTGGTTTTAATAATAATGCGGTAGGGGCTGACGTACAGATCCAATTTGCTTTAGCAAAAGTTGACCCTAAAGGAAATCCTACTAATGGTATTGATAGAGTAAATTTATGTCAGAATAGCTGGTCAAGAGATGATATTGAAGCTTTTGTAAAGCCTGAAACTATTTGGGACCCCACTAAATATATGAATATGTGGAGTCTTAAGTTTGTAGATAATACTTTATTAGGGTATGCTCAATTCCCATCTGCTTCTGGTTTACCAGGATTGAATGCACAAGGTGGAGAAGCTTATTCTGATGGCGTGGTAGCTAAATATAGTACATTTGGAAGTAGTGATTACAATATAAATAATACTTTCTTGCTTTCAGCTCCATATGATAAAGGGCGAACAATGACTCATGAAGTTGGCCATTTCTTAGGACTAAGACATATTTGGGGAGATGCTGCTTGTGGTAATGACTTCTGTGATGATACTCCAACTGCTCATACTTCAAATTATGTGTGTAATCCGGCAATAGCAAGCTGTACTAATCCTTCAGTTTTTGAAATGGTACAGAACTATATGGATTATACGAATGATACCTGTATGAATATCTTTACCATTAACCAGAAAGATAGAATTACAACAGTAATGAATAACTCTCCAAGAAGAATGGAGCTTAAAACTTCTACAGCTGACCAGCCTATTCCTTTATTTCCAAATGATGCTGAAGTGAAGCTGGAAAGAGAATGTGCTACCGCTACTTGTGCTACTACAGCTGCTCAGAGTGTCAAAGTGTCTTTATATAACAGAGGAACAAGCCCGTTAACAACAGCGGTGATTACATATTCAGTAAACGGTAATACAAAAATATATAACTGGTCAGGAAATCTGGCACAGGATAAATACCAGGTTGTAACACTTCCTATGGATGCTAATACTTTAGGAGGGCAAATGAATATTAATGTAACTTCTGTAAATGGAACAACAGACCAAAGAGTATCTAACAGTAATATTACAGTTAATTATTTAGGAGCTATTGTAAGAGCTGACGCTAATGTTGTATTTAACCTTCAGTTAGATCAATATGGTTCTGAAACGAGCTGGGCGCTTAAAAACAGTTCTGGAGCCACAGTATATAGCGGTGGACCGTATACGGATTCTCCAAATGGATCACTTCCTGCTTTAAAAACTATCAACTGGACATTGAATCCGAATGAATGTTATACATTAACTGTTAATGATGAATTTGGTGATGGTTTCTACCCATATGGAGGATATTACAATGTTAAGTCTCAATCAGGAACAACATTACTTTCAGGATCTCACTTTGCGAGTACGCAAAGCAGATCTTTAAAAGTTCAGGTTCTTGGAACGAATGAGGTTGTTAAAGACAATTTCGGAATTTATCCTAATCCGGTTAATGATATTTTAAATGTTACTAAGGTTTCTAATAAAGCTAACTTCGAAATTCACAATGCTGTTGGACAGCTTGTAAAAAGCGGAGTAATCACTAATAACCAGATTAGAGTAGCAGATTTAGTAAAAGGCACTTATATTATTTCTATAAAAGATAATGCGATTTCAGAAAGCATTAAGTTTATTAAGAAATAG
- the coaE gene encoding dephospho-CoA kinase (Dephospho-CoA kinase (CoaE) performs the final step in coenzyme A biosynthesis.): MEELNSETKKAEPEPAPKIIGLTGGIGSGKTTVAHFIEECGFPVYYSDDRAKTIVNDNESLKVRIKELLGEKAYDENGMYDRKFVANKVFNNNELLQSLNGIIHPAVRIDFEEWVSQQTKYLVFKETALLFELKLNLQCYKSLLVTAQDNLRIKRVMDRDNKTYREVQAIMERQMPEKDKIRIADYIIYNDTNLDDLKEQTERVIFEIE; the protein is encoded by the coding sequence ATGGAAGAACTAAATTCAGAAACAAAAAAAGCAGAACCGGAACCAGCACCCAAGATCATTGGGCTGACAGGTGGAATAGGTTCAGGGAAAACGACCGTTGCTCATTTCATAGAAGAATGTGGATTTCCAGTCTATTATTCAGATGACAGGGCAAAAACGATCGTCAATGACAATGAAAGTTTAAAAGTTAGAATTAAAGAACTTTTAGGAGAAAAAGCCTACGACGAAAATGGCATGTATGATCGGAAGTTTGTTGCCAATAAAGTATTTAATAATAATGAATTATTACAGAGCTTAAATGGCATTATCCATCCTGCAGTCCGGATTGATTTCGAAGAGTGGGTAAGCCAGCAGACTAAATATCTGGTTTTTAAAGAGACCGCATTATTGTTTGAATTAAAACTTAATTTACAATGCTACAAATCTCTTCTGGTAACGGCTCAGGACAACTTAAGAATAAAAAGGGTAATGGATAGGGATAACAAAACCTACCGGGAAGTACAGGCAATTATGGAACGGCAGATGCCCGAAAAAGATAAAATAAGAATTGCAGATTATATTATCTATAATGATACCAATTTAGATGATTTAAAAGAACAAACCGAAAGAGTTATCTTCGAAATCGAATAG